From Streptomyces sp. NBC_00775, one genomic window encodes:
- a CDS encoding ABC transporter permease — translation MHQSDAAADATAATFPAAEVSVRARRGPVALLAPIGSLAVAIGLWYAVSYLLLAPARRFLVPPPHQVLQVAVLDWTHLQPMLQALALTAQVALAGLAIAAALGITGAVVMSRARWLERSLYPYAVILQTVPILAIVPLIGLWFGFGFTSRVVVCVLIALFPLIANTLFGLQSVDRAHHDLFTLQKASRWARLRKLELPAALPALFTGLRTSSGLSVIGAIVGDMFFKQGAPGIGTLLDVYRSRLQSEDLFAAIILASLFGVAVFALFTFLSRLAIGSWHASGRS, via the coding sequence GTGCACCAGTCCGATGCTGCCGCCGACGCCACGGCCGCGACTTTCCCGGCCGCCGAGGTGTCCGTCCGGGCACGCCGGGGCCCCGTAGCCCTGCTCGCCCCCATCGGCTCGCTCGCTGTCGCCATCGGCCTCTGGTACGCGGTGAGTTACCTGCTCCTCGCCCCCGCCCGCCGCTTCCTCGTGCCGCCCCCGCATCAGGTCCTCCAGGTCGCCGTCCTCGACTGGACCCACCTCCAGCCCATGCTCCAGGCCCTCGCCCTCACCGCGCAGGTCGCTCTCGCCGGGCTTGCCATCGCCGCCGCCCTCGGCATCACCGGGGCCGTCGTGATGAGCCGCGCCCGCTGGCTGGAGCGCTCCCTCTATCCCTACGCCGTCATCCTGCAGACCGTCCCGATCCTCGCCATCGTCCCCCTCATCGGCCTCTGGTTCGGCTTCGGCTTCACCAGCCGGGTCGTCGTCTGTGTCCTCATCGCCCTCTTCCCGCTGATCGCGAACACCCTCTTCGGACTGCAGTCCGTGGACCGCGCCCACCACGACCTCTTCACCCTCCAGAAGGCGAGCCGCTGGGCCCGCCTGCGCAAGCTGGAACTGCCCGCAGCGCTCCCCGCCCTCTTCACCGGGCTGCGCACCTCCTCCGGGCTCTCCGTCATCGGCGCGATCGTCGGCGACATGTTCTTCAAGCAGGGCGCGCCCGGCATCGGCACCCTCCTCGACGTCTACCGCTCACGGCTCCAGTCCGAGGACCTCTTCGCGGCGATCATCCTCGCCTCCCTCTTCGGGGTCGCCGTCTTCGCGCTCTTCACGTTCCTGTCCCGCCTCGCCATCGGTTCCTGGCACGCGTCCGGCCGCAGCTGA
- a CDS encoding ABC transporter ATP-binding protein produces the protein MATAVQTALSFVAVDKRFDSGTTALSGVDLRVGAGEFVAVVGPSGCGKSTLLRLASGLDAPSAGEISAPGGDIGYVFQDATLLPWRSVLANVALPAELAGRPKAERHERAMDAIRLVGLDGFEKQLPGQLSGGMRMRVSLARALMMSPALFLFDEPFGALDEMTRLRMQEELQRIFAETGFAGLFITHSVTEAVFLANRVVVMSARPGRITAEFEVPFAHPRPASLRYEPEFAAIAGAVSEALRGDAQ, from the coding sequence GTGGCGACAGCAGTGCAGACGGCGCTGAGTTTCGTAGCCGTCGACAAGCGTTTCGACAGCGGAACCACCGCACTCTCGGGCGTGGATCTCCGCGTCGGGGCAGGGGAGTTCGTGGCGGTCGTGGGCCCCTCCGGATGCGGCAAGTCCACCCTGCTGCGGCTCGCCTCCGGTCTCGACGCCCCCAGCGCGGGCGAGATCAGCGCCCCGGGCGGCGACATCGGTTACGTGTTCCAGGACGCCACCCTGCTGCCCTGGCGCAGCGTCCTCGCCAATGTGGCGCTGCCGGCCGAACTGGCCGGCCGTCCCAAGGCCGAACGGCACGAGCGCGCCATGGACGCCATCCGTCTCGTCGGCCTCGACGGCTTCGAGAAGCAGCTGCCGGGACAGCTCTCGGGCGGAATGCGGATGCGGGTCTCGCTGGCCCGCGCGCTGATGATGAGCCCCGCGCTCTTCCTCTTCGACGAACCCTTCGGCGCGCTGGACGAGATGACCCGGCTTCGTATGCAGGAGGAGCTCCAGCGGATCTTCGCGGAGACGGGATTCGCGGGTCTCTTCATCACACACTCGGTGACCGAGGCGGTGTTCCTCGCCAACCGGGTCGTGGTGATGTCGGCCCGACCTGGACGCATCACCGCCGAGTTCGAGGTCCCGTTCGCCCACCCCAGGCCCGCATCGCTGCGTTACGAACCGGAGTTCGCCGCGATCGCGGGCGCGGTCTCCGAGGCCCTGCGAGGAGACGCCCAGTGA
- a CDS encoding amidohydrolase family protein, producing MTATALLLRGARLPEGQVRDVLIEDGRVSAVAPTGQLPSLCEEMDLSGFLLLPAPAEPHAHLDKALTWDLAGAPPCDLPGAVAAWSGYAEQVTEEDVLVRARRALDELVANGATAVRTHADVLPGPDPLRGLRALLRLREELSERVALQIAVLHVEAPDEVLDEALELGADLLGGCPHLSDDPQAAVARALTIAERHGVGVDLHADEHLRPDPKDLLLLAQAVRERGFAHGATASHCVGLGGLDPADAARIAKEAAASGIGVVALPLTNLYLQGRDTPARTPRGLTAVRALLDAGVPLAGGGDNIRDPFNPVGRADPLETAGLLVAAGHLTLPEAVHAVTTGARTVLGLPAAGPYEGAIADLLAVRADSLSGVVGASYPDRIVFKGGRAVSRTTVIREVL from the coding sequence ATGACGGCGACGGCACTGCTGCTGCGCGGGGCGCGGCTGCCCGAAGGACAGGTCCGGGACGTACTGATCGAGGACGGGCGGGTGTCGGCCGTCGCGCCGACCGGTCAACTCCCCTCCTTGTGCGAGGAGATGGACCTCTCCGGCTTCCTGCTGCTGCCCGCCCCCGCCGAACCCCACGCCCACCTCGACAAGGCCCTCACCTGGGACCTGGCCGGTGCACCGCCCTGCGACCTGCCGGGGGCGGTCGCCGCCTGGAGCGGCTATGCCGAGCAGGTGACGGAGGAGGACGTGCTGGTCAGGGCCCGCCGCGCGCTGGACGAGCTGGTCGCCAACGGTGCGACCGCCGTCCGCACCCACGCCGACGTCCTGCCCGGCCCCGATCCGCTCCGAGGGCTGCGGGCGCTGCTGCGGCTGCGCGAGGAGCTGAGCGAGCGGGTTGCCCTGCAGATCGCCGTACTGCACGTCGAGGCGCCCGACGAAGTCCTCGACGAGGCACTGGAGTTGGGGGCCGACTTGCTCGGTGGCTGCCCGCACCTCTCCGACGACCCGCAGGCCGCTGTCGCCCGCGCCTTGACCATCGCCGAGCGGCACGGCGTCGGCGTCGATCTGCACGCGGACGAGCATCTCCGTCCGGACCCGAAGGATCTGCTGCTGCTCGCCCAGGCGGTACGGGAGCGGGGCTTCGCCCACGGTGCGACCGCCAGCCACTGCGTGGGACTGGGCGGCCTGGACCCGGCCGATGCCGCCCGGATCGCCAAGGAGGCGGCGGCATCCGGGATCGGGGTCGTCGCACTGCCGCTCACCAACCTCTACCTCCAGGGCCGCGACACCCCTGCCCGCACCCCCCGCGGTCTGACCGCCGTACGCGCCCTCCTGGACGCGGGCGTGCCCCTGGCCGGGGGCGGCGACAACATCCGCGACCCCTTCAACCCGGTGGGCAGGGCCGACCCCCTGGAGACCGCCGGACTCCTCGTCGCGGCAGGTCACTTGACGCTTCCTGAGGCCGTCCACGCGGTGACCACCGGCGCCCGCACGGTCCTCGGGCTACCCGCCGCGGGGCCGTACGAGGGTGCGATCGCTGACCTCCTCGCCGTACGGGCCGACTCGCTCTCCGGGGTTGTCGGCGCCTCGTACCCGGACCGGATCGTTTTCAAGGGCGGGCGGGCGGTGAGCCGTACCACGGTGATCCGCGAAGTGCTCTGA
- a CDS encoding MBL fold metallo-hydrolase yields MSGRDWFSVQETGPGTFLIAEPGHVNSYLVVGDDLALLYDTGMGIGDIGREVRALTSLPLLVVNSHHHYDHRGGNASLVGEAKDFAVHEAGADLHGEPAPREWLETYEHIAQDMRQRYIELSALSAEGFFLTDSRIEVRPVPELTQWRIDAVRPTRLLREGEQLDLGGRRLHVLHTPGHSPDGICLWEPESGQLLAGDTLISGTFFAHVPGADVPAFAASTRRLAELPVRTALLGHNLRHREGHYFVGRVAEAFDQVVRGRTRPVRRQDMFGAPVMWHAFDGFAVLTAPENEEAR; encoded by the coding sequence ATGAGCGGGCGCGACTGGTTCTCCGTACAGGAGACCGGACCCGGGACCTTCCTCATCGCCGAGCCCGGGCACGTCAACAGCTATCTCGTCGTGGGCGACGACCTCGCCCTGCTGTACGACACCGGAATGGGCATCGGGGACATCGGGCGCGAGGTGCGCGCACTGACCTCGCTGCCGCTGCTCGTCGTCAACTCCCACCACCACTACGACCACCGGGGCGGCAACGCCTCGCTGGTGGGCGAGGCCAAGGACTTCGCCGTCCACGAGGCGGGCGCGGACCTGCACGGCGAGCCCGCACCGCGCGAGTGGCTCGAGACGTACGAGCACATCGCGCAGGACATGCGACAGCGCTACATCGAGCTGAGCGCACTCTCCGCCGAGGGCTTCTTCCTCACCGACTCTCGGATCGAGGTGCGGCCCGTCCCCGAGCTGACCCAGTGGCGTATCGACGCGGTGCGCCCGACCCGGCTGCTCAGGGAAGGGGAGCAGCTCGACCTGGGCGGGCGGAGGCTGCACGTCCTGCACACCCCCGGCCACTCGCCCGACGGCATCTGCCTCTGGGAGCCGGAGAGTGGCCAGCTCCTCGCCGGCGACACCCTGATCAGCGGCACCTTCTTCGCCCATGTGCCGGGCGCCGATGTACCCGCCTTCGCCGCATCGACTCGGCGATTGGCCGAACTACCAGTCAGAACAGCCCTGTTGGGGCACAACCTCCGCCACCGTGAGGGCCACTACTTCGTGGGACGGGTCGCCGAAGCTTTCGACCAGGTGGTACGCGGACGGACCCGCCCGGTCCGCCGCCAGGACATGTTCGGGGCGCCCGTGATGTGGCACGCCTTCGACGGCTTCGCGGTACTCACCGCACCGGAGAACGAGGAGGCACGATGA
- a CDS encoding flavin reductase family protein — translation MTATTADRPATAGFLDAMAALAGGVCVVTAAAADGTPAGFTSTAVMSLSRAPQLIAIGVQRGSRTLPLLQDGGRLALNILAADAESVSRRFADPAVDRFAGLEWTTGEGGVPLLLAQSTYAVLCRVREEVAAGDHLLLIADIDEIIPGRGGVGALVHHARRYHGIGA, via the coding sequence ATGACCGCGACCACCGCCGACCGGCCTGCCACGGCCGGGTTCCTCGATGCCATGGCCGCCCTCGCGGGCGGCGTCTGCGTCGTGACCGCCGCCGCAGCCGATGGCACACCTGCCGGATTCACCAGCACCGCCGTGATGAGCCTCAGCCGCGCGCCGCAGCTGATAGCGATCGGTGTCCAGCGCGGCAGCCGCACCCTGCCGCTGCTCCAGGACGGCGGCAGGCTCGCCCTCAACATCCTTGCCGCGGACGCCGAATCCGTCTCGCGGCGCTTCGCCGATCCGGCCGTCGACCGGTTCGCCGGGCTGGAGTGGACGACGGGAGAGGGAGGTGTGCCACTGCTGCTCGCGCAGAGCACGTACGCCGTTCTGTGCCGCGTACGGGAAGAGGTGGCGGCCGGGGACCACCTGCTGCTGATCGCCGACATCGACGAGATCATCCCCGGCCGGGGCGGGGTCGGCGCTCTCGTCCACCACGCCCGCCGCTACCACGGCATCGGCGCATGA